A DNA window from Castanea sativa cultivar Marrone di Chiusa Pesio chromosome 7, ASM4071231v1 contains the following coding sequences:
- the LOC142642583 gene encoding uncharacterized protein LOC142642583, which yields MTQDSINSLFTQTKPQTPLSFSSLLFYAFSLPTPKPFTVTSRFFLLRFVGFGLRKMSILQIQALSNSLTGPTPTKLFLHPQPRISSIYSQPITLKTTTIIRMGGGPRTYPGGVSKWQWKRMQAKKASQLLKARLARERNIYEMRKRAELKAAVSELERPWEVVERAPNLLSVGADEQVKVLADRFQRPGGFDLWTQRDGPQLFETETVDELPSARASFFPKGVVHSIKPYQRNGGLDELKEEKGQNLLDSGSSYQKHSLELSGVNRRNGKLRKNVNRNRFQDVGSNGSGGLESRETGFDRGQRGKGPIGSGGLESGEAGFDRKQRGKGPIRRNVRGNGSLGLRDSQSDDVYDIGFDRKHREKGPIRRNVQVNGLLGLRDSQSDDVYDMNLQQDGSYEF from the coding sequence ATGACCCAGGACAGCATTAACTCGTTGTTCACACAAACCAAACCACAAACTCCACtatctttctcttctcttctcttctatGCTTTCTCACTCCCGACTCCTAAACCATTCACGGTAACTTCACgattttttcttcttcgttttgttggttttggtttaAGAAAAATGTCAATCCTTCAAATCCAAGCACTCTCAAATTCTTTGACAGGTCCAACTCCAACCAAGTTGTTCCTCCACCCACAACCCCGTATCTCTTCAATCTACTCCCAACCCATCACACTCAAAACGACGACTATTATTCGTATGGGAGGGGGTCCCAGAACCTACCCAGGTGGCGTATCAAAGTGGCAATGGAAGCGAATGCAGGCAAAGAAAGCCAGTCAGCTCCTCAAGGCCCGCCTCGCTCGCGAGCGCAATATTTACGAGATGCGAAAGCGAGCAGAGCTCAAGGCTGCTGTGTCAGAGCTCGAGAGGCCTTGGGAGGTTGTCGAGAGAGCCCCTAACTTGCTCTCCGTTGGCGCTGATGAGCAAGTCAAAGTCTTGGCTGATAGGTTCCAAAGGCCTGGTGGGTTCGATTTGTGGACTCAGAGAGATGGGCCTCAGTTGTTTGAGACTGAGACTGTGGATGAGTTACCCTCAGCTAGAGCTAGCTTTTTCCCTAAAGGGGTTGTTCATAGTATCAAACCCTATCAAAGAAATGGTGGGCTGGATGAATTAAAGGAGGAGAAGGGTCAGAATTTATTGGATTCGGGGAGTTCGTATCAGAAACATAGTTTGGAATTATCGGGTGTGAATAGGCGAAATGGGAAATTGAGAAAGAATGTGAATAGGAATAGGTTTCAGGATGTGGGTTCGAATGGTTCCGGTGGGTTGGAGTCAAGGGAAACTGGTTTTGACAGAGGACAGAGAGGAAAGGGCCCCATTGGTTCCGGTGGGTTGGAGTCAGGGGAAGCTGGTTTTGATAGAAAACAGAGAGGAAAGGGCCCCATTAGGCGGAATGTTCGGGGTAATGGTTCGTTGGGGTTGAGAGATTCACAGTCTGATGATGTTTATGATATTGGTTTTGATAGAAAACATAGAGAAAAGGGCCCCATTAGACGGAATGTTCAAGTTAATGGTTTGTTGGGGTTGAGAGATTCACAGTCTGATGATGTTTATGATATGAATTTGCAACAAGATGGAAGTTACGAATTCTAA